The Equus asinus isolate D_3611 breed Donkey chromosome 1, EquAss-T2T_v2, whole genome shotgun sequence genome segment TGGAGTGTAGCCTTCAACCACTGCAGGATTCCTATTTGTGGCGTCTAAGCTTGCTAAGATTTTGTCTTGAGGATTCATAGCCAGCATCTCATGGCTAAAGGATGCATTTTAAGGTAGAGACTCACATACCATATTgagggagaaaattaaaattacagctTTGTATTAAAGCCTCATGCAATTAGGATGGGTCAAAGTAACATTCTCTCCAAATCTTTACTGCCACGGGTTGACTAgcttaattttatctttctatatatttatatatagttttcttgcataaaggatttgaggcattTCCCCAGAATATGAACAatgtagtaaaaaagaaaaatttaacaatcagttacaaaataaaaagcaggCCCAGAAAAAATGTAGGCAGAATTGAGAAAtctgaggagaaggaaagagcatAAGCAGATAAGCAGGGTATAAAGCACTATACAATTCCTAAAATTGGGCCTCACGCTGGACTCCGAGCTTGCTGGCGAGCAAAGCAAAAAGCATAGTTACAAAGTTGTCcccaaaaggaaatattttcttctggacaAGCAAAACTTTTCTAGACCTTCAGCTGGAAATAATATTTGTGGGTGGTTCTTTACGTGCCTGTCCGGCTTCCTGTGGGCTGTGATTCCTGTGAAGCTGAGCTCCCCAGACCAGCCTCTTGTTTAATGTCAGTGTTTTCTTCCAGGTACAATGAATCGTTCTTCCCAGGACACTGGCTCTCGCGGCATTCATGAAGATAGAAAGCTTTATGTTGTGGATTCCATAAATGACCTAAACAAACTAAACCTCTGTTCCACCGGATCACAGCATCTGTTCCGTATGTGTGCCCTCCAAGGCTTGGCGGCCTTTCCTGGCTTCTAGGCCAcctaaaaatagcaaatgctaATCTCAATGTGTgggtgttgggggtgggtgggtgcagGGTGGCCATTAAGAACAGCCTGGTAATGaaaatgctatttattattaggcaatttttgcttttgttctctgAATACTTAGACTTCCGGGCTTTCTTGGCTCCACAGCGAGAACTGAATGCTTGTCTTTTAAAGTTCTGAGAAGTCCCTGTGGAGTTTCTCTCCCTGGAAAGGGGTGGAGGCTGCAGAGCCTGTCTCCCAGAGGCTTGCTCATCTCTTTTGGCTGCTGCTGTGCCTTCTAGTGACCACAGCCACGTCATGGATGGTGCCTGCTTTCCTAGAGGGATCTTACTTCATAGTGATTGCTGAGAAAATTCTCCACACACTcatcctatttttaaattctcattaaaattttGTTGGACAAAAAGTCAACTTCATTTTCTATTTACAAATTACGAATTGTCCTAATTAAAGGCCTAgaaaaagggggagggaggagcaaaaaAATCCGCTAAGTACTAAATGTGTGTCTTGCCCCCTAAATATTGTAAACGAGTTCTATTAGGTCATTCTGAGCCCCATTTTTCTAGCTTAAACGCTGACATTCAAACACAGGTGTTAATTGTCCACTTGCCATTTGTTTCATGTGCATTCTAAACTCTTATTGTCCCAATTTTATATCTGTTATTCCCCTTCTAAATTCTTTCTGagttcttgcttttttcttcatcttaatGTGTTCAGATTTTCACCTGTTTTCATTGCAATCAGTCTCAATAAAAGTAGGTGTTTGGGTTCCAGCTGATGCTGTTGCTTTGATTAGGAAGCAAAAGCTATTGTGGGGTTGACATAGGATGTACTTATAAAGCATAGGACATGAGCCACCCATCTATCTGTAATCAAGTAGCACAGTGTGTGGAACTGAGGCAAAGTAGGAGAGAATATAGAAAGCAATTCAAGGGTCTCCATTTCCCCAAGTTCCTATAATTCTTATTCAATTTAATTAGAGTGTTACTAGGCAAATAGGCCTTATCAAGTGATAATCCAGTGCAGACAATTCATGGTGAACTGGGTTAACCAGGCTGTTTTATAAGCATGGCTGCTTTCTCAGTTCAACAGCAAAACGTTTAAAAGAACCTTGCTTCCAGAACATGTCCATCCTGAAAACAACTTCAAGAAACCGAAATACATCAGGGCCATTTTTTGTTTAAATGGGTGTAGGCATAAACTGACTATTCCTATGGTAAAAGGAGTTTCCTGGGAGATATCCCATAGTGTTCAGCCTTCCACCCAGAGGAGGTGTCCCACAGCCAGCTGTGTTTTACTCCTGGGTCACTTTGGGTAAAGGGAAATAGAGCCTCCATCACTCTTAACCCTTACTTTCTTTATCCaaccctcctcccctgccccaaaCAGGGGTAAGGAGGTAGCTTGactctgctttttttttgaaTACCATACAGAAGAAGGTAAAAAATTCACAAAGAGCATCCCACCTAGACACTCCCAAAACGTAAGTCACTTTCTAGAGTGATCAGAGGGAAGATGGGCATATCCCCTACTCACATCTCCACTAGCCGGGGACTGTTCTGTTCTGCTGGCATGCTGTATGCTCAGGagtttttgttgttctttgtttcctcttAGCTCTAGAGGAGAAAATGCCGGACGTTGGCACTAACTCAGGAAATGAAAGCCACAGTCTGTTTTTTGTGGGGTTGATAATCGTGCTGATTGTTAGCTTGGCACTGGTTTCCTTTGTGATATTTCTAATAGGTAAGTACCACCGACAGGTTTTTTGTTACTTATATGCACTGACTTCGTAGCTGGTTGTTTCACTTTGCTCCTGTAGCAAGTCCATGCTTTCTGGCAATCAGTGTTTATACTGAGAGACAGAGGGTGAAGGAGCGCCTAGAGCAAACACTGCTGTTCACTGGCGGCGGGGTCACTGGGGCATACGCCCACTGCCTAAGCCCACAGAGCTGGAAATTCACAAACGCATACATTAAATATTTCTAGAACACTTCAGTTTCTCACTTGGGGACCCTAGCTGTCAAATGGTAGGCAGCTTATTCCAGTTGATTCTAAGTTTTTTAATCCAATGCACTGATCTTTCCATTAATTCAAGTCTATAACATATGGTCGCATTCAGGTTTCAAAGTCCTTTCCAGGTTTTCTCTTTTGCCAGAAATCAATTAGAAGCACCAGAGGCAGTCCTGGGGATGTGAGGAGGCTGGCTTCTTTCCTGTTTGGCCTCACCTGGGCTGGCATCCTGCTTCTGATACAAACTGCCCTGCCTGCGCCTGCATGTCGGGTCCTTGAGTGGTGACCCAGGCTTTCCTACACAGCTCCTCAGCCAAGAGATCCCCGAGGTCCCAGTGCCACTCTCTTCTCTGCcttggatgggggtggggtgctgTCCACTTGTGATGCTGTCCGCTCCTTCTGCACATTGCCTCCTCCCACCTGTATTCTCTCTCCGCTAACCCCATGTACCATCATCAGGAATTATTTCAATTCCCTCCCACGCCCGCCTCAAAAGTGGAAggagcctgggaggagggagtCGTCTCTGACACTCTTTTTCCTGGATCTACCACACTATCGTTTCTTCTGCCTTTTCATGCTTTGCAGGCTTTGTAGCCTTCAAAAATCCTCAAGGAGAAGTAGAGCCCACATCTTTGGAATGCCACTAATTTAAGTTTATTCAGGATTAGAGGAGGTAGCAGTGGTGGTgatgggaggagagaggtgggcagagggcaTGACTCTTTTCCAgttcctaatcttttttttccccccaaactccttcctccttccatctTAAAGGTCTTTATCTGGCCTGGGGTTGGGGCCAGCGGGGAACTTCCAGTGCCGAGTTTAATTGCTTCTCTCTCACCCAGCAGATGCCCTTTTGCACTTAGAAGCTACAGTGGGAACTATCTTTACAATAATGGTGCCCTTGTATCTGACTGTGAATGGCAGGAGAGTTGGCCCTGAACCTGCAGGGCCGGAAAGAGCACATAGATTGCCCTTCTGAAATGTTATCCCCACATAAATTGATGTTCCAAATATCATCATGCCACACCCATCTGGGGTCATGACTGAGTTATTGGGAAATTTTAGGAATTGCCTACTGTCCTAGGAGCAACCCAAGGAACTTCTCTCTTCTATGGAATGATAAGTAGAAAGATTAAAGGTAATGATGCTAAAAAGATGCTATATATTGGGTGCTCActctgtcccaggcactgtgctaggcacttgaGGTCTGCTTGTGCACAACCTCGTAACAACTCTATAGTGTAGGATCTATTACGATTCGGGTTTTCCCGATGctgaaactgaagcttagagagataAATAACAtgatcaaggtcacacagctaatgagtgcGGAATCAGGGCTCAAAGACACTCCTGTCTGACATCAAAGACCATGCACTTTATCACCATTTTTATAACTCTCTGGtataaatagaatttattttatattagctTCTAGTGTTTTATATTGAGGGCAAAGTTATATGaagtaagaaacagaaagaggacatGAATAAAGAagaatgtctttttattggacAATTACTCTGCACCAGACACATTACATTCATTATCTGAAATCCTTACTCTACCCCTCAAGGTAGCATCTAATATTTCTATTGTACTGATGAAAgactcaggcccagagaggttcccTCTCCATGTTTACCCAGCTAATCAGAGGCAGAATGGGGATTCACAccctggcctctctgcctccagagcACCCCTGCACCCCACTGCCTATGTTGAAGTAATAATAAAGGCTTCCTGTGGTTTTCAGACAACCTGGCACAAGCATCTGCAAATGAACTTGACCTGTGCTCATCTTTAACGAGGAAACCTTTTTGCTCTCAGTGGGATTCAGTGCAAATTTGCATTCTTTTAACTGAAGTGCAAAAACTTGTGTATTCTTTATAACTCTGGCATTTTTATGCAAGAGAAATAAGACTATTTTAGACTGATTACATTCTTATTAAACCATTGGGTCTTATGTTTTTGTCACAATCTCAGTCCTAAAGAGGAATAATGCACAGCAAGAACTGTGGATGCCTGTCTGGCCCGGGTAGCAGTTTCCAGCGGCTCAGCAGTGTATTCCAGACAATACTAGGTGTGTGGGATGTTATTAAGTATtgccttaaggaaaaaaaagggttCTCTGCTCAAATGAGTTGGAGAATTGCTGGGTTAGGTAATGCTCAaggtgttatttttcttcttgtgaatTTCCAAGAGGCGTATTAGTATATAATTTTTCTCTAACCTTTTTGCATATGGAACCCTTTTTGTGTTTTTGGAATTTAATTTGCAACCAGTGTATTGTGGAACGGACTCAGGCCAACATGGCTGCTACTTCCTTCGGTGTTTGATTAATGTAGGAGGTTCCCAAGAAGGGAAAGGACATCACATGTTATGGATTTACTTCATTTTCACACTTTTCCTCAGAAGGAAGTGGTGTCTCTGCCTCGCTCTGCAGCAAGGCTCAATTAAGACTCTTCTCTCATGTCTTGAACCATAATTCATCCAACATAATTTTTCAGATATGGGGGAGAAGCAGCTCTGGGCAATAATTTGTCCCAAGGCTGGGAGGTGAAGCTCTAAGATCTAGCTTACCTTCTCACGCTTGTTTGTTGGCTAAACCCAATAGCACATTACCAACATTATTAGTTCCTGAAAGATACCTTGGAAAAAACTTGTCGGAAATGGAAATGATAAGAAGCTCAACTATTAAGTACTGATTTTGTGCTGCATTTCTTGGAAATTTTGACTCTGATAAACAGACCTCAGGATGTTCCATTCCCTAGCTTACTCTATTACCAGGAGttctgtttattttgaaaatattgtctcTCTGCCTTCAGGGTGGTCTGAGGGGAATTATCACACATTCATTATGCGCTGGAAATTCAAAACCAGAGAGCTGTGTCAAAATAGGCTAGAACCCAAAAATTCTCATTTCCCAAATGAGGAGGGAAAAGCTTTTCTGAGAATGGATCTCAAAACTGACAATGTTAACAATCATTTCTCGGGGGGAATAATCAGACACACCAGTGGTTTCCTTTGGTTGCTCACAGTGATGTCTTTCTCAGCCAAAATCTGTGCAGAGCTGCCAAAGGTAGTCTAGTCTGGCACCAAGAGGTTGTAAAAATAATTCACTTGGTAGGTAACTTCAGTCTTCAGCAATTTCTCCCCAGGGCTTCTGGGCTGCGTGGGATACTGGAGCAAGGGATTTGCCAAGAGGCAAATCTGAGCCCACCTGAACACTAACACAGGGCTCTGACGAGTCTTGATGGAATATGCTGGAAACCTATGTAACACagtctgttttctattttgaagTTCAAACTGGAAACAAGATGGACGATGTGTCAAGAAGACTGATAGCTGAAGGAAAGGACATAGATGATCTTAAGAAAATCAACAGCATGATTGTAAAGCGACTCAACCAACTGGACTCTGAACAGAACTAAACAAATGATCTTGCAAGAGCAACGGCTAACACCTGAGCTTCTCACCTGACTGGGCGTGTACAGAGTTAAGAACTGAACAAGTGCATTTCTGCAGGCAACAGATTATCTAGATAGTGAACCCAGCCCTGGGGCCAACTTTCTGCTACAGGGATGGGAGTAACTCCAAGAGAAGGCGGAGTGGGGATAGCAGCAGAAAGGGGCTCATTTTATGGTAAGGTCCTTCAGCTTCAATGGAGGTTAAGGGTGGCCAACATGGAGGAGAACCAACAATAAGCAAGAGAATTCGGTTCTGTACATACAACTTCCCTTACAAAAGGAGCTTTGTCCTTGGAATAAGTTCACTGTGCCAGTGAGGTTCATGGCGCCTCAGGCACCTTTACAAACTTCCACGAAAGCCTAAGGAATGCATCGAATTATTTGTGTTCAAGGGAACCAGGTGATAACTCTTCAATAAAAAAGATTCTGTCCAGGTGATTGTCCTTTGACTCTTATTTCCCCAGGGACAAGAAATGGGGGCCTTCAGGATAGTTGCCTTCTGGTATTTGTTAGTGGTAGTCATGGGTGTGTGGGGACcgggaattggccatcccaagatatgtctctttggcatcaggattatttgaggctgattgcttttgataaactgggacagggaaggaggctctgaggaatggaacttgccctttgttaggacacatttacgtttgtaaggtaaatctctatctgtaaaggtgcctccctctctgtaccaggaagaagaaaggcgatgaccttctctctagaaactcttagtcaataccaaaggcaaggacttaaatctgcattttattgtgcttctctggtaacctcctgtaactgacttccctcccccactgtgccgacagggcaatcttgtgactattgtgggagggacagttcaatcacatgtgaaacaccctgtttgggggtatataaccactctgtgcaccccacttcttcggtgccctttcttccttcgggaagaaaggccccgggccatggttcctcataaagctttgtttaattttctcttgctattctgtctcatgtgaatttaattcattctcc includes the following:
- the LSMEM1 gene encoding leucine-rich single-pass membrane protein 1, whose amino-acid sequence is MNRSSQDTGSRGIHEDRKLYVVDSINDLNKLNLCSTGSQHLFPLEEKMPDVGTNSGNESHSLFFVGLIIVLIVSLALVSFVIFLIVQTGNKMDDVSRRLIAEGKDIDDLKKINSMIVKRLNQLDSEQN